In one Parus major isolate Abel chromosome 13, Parus_major1.1, whole genome shotgun sequence genomic region, the following are encoded:
- the HK3 gene encoding hexokinase-3 isoform X1 yields the protein MSSRNTRPKIQHNRPDQRRSSGADERNSEGPSPSTAPVLGPMTVMGQSCLLHDRRGSVKILHRDENMDPLMSMEVDTRVSASPLSQRRDSSFTTPMQRALRSFSIPLERLHVMKGHMMQDMCKGLSRQTHAQAKVRMLPTYICATPNGTEKGNFLVVELCQNQIRTLLVTLYGDGNMSPHMMYKIFDMPEGIMQGEGEALFDFIAQCVSQFLAETISPDAAQSEERQSLPLGFVFPFSCRQTQLDKAELLSWSKGFSCSGVVGKDVVQLLQAAINKQEVGANGSEGHWLSPFRGWKSSQFTPRQLCHVEVVALMNDTVGTMMTCSTEGRPCEIAMVADKGSNCCFMAEAHLVETTEETSGRMCVNTEWGCFGDDGTLNDVFTLYDESVDEESNNPGEKRFEKMVGSLYLGEIIRHTLIALSAEKAIFTGTDVGVLKEKGVFTMQHVLEIVNNEEGMTVVKRVLEVLGLQPSERDCGRVQQICRAVVGRAATLHATGLSAILSYMCQTREMEMLVVNVGLEGELCTGYFRFEEILQNVSKLLAPECIPTFLASRDGSGRGAAMVTAVALRLAAQRREVDEVLAPLRLSHADLQKVQALMREEMERGLCKETNASASVRMLPTYVSHTPDGTEQGDFLALDLGGTNFRVLVVHVTEEGISMASEIYVIPVAIMQGTGTELFDHIIDCIMDFQTKQNLVTERLPLGFTFSFPCQQVGLDKALLLTWTKGFSASGCVGQDVVQLLRDAAQRKQHLGMHVVALVNDTVGTMMACGYDDPKCEIGLIVGTGTNACYMEEMKNVGTVEGDQGRMCINMEWGAFGDNGCLDHIFTHFDRVVDETTINPGKQRFEKLISGMYLGEIVRQILLVMTEKQLLFQGKPSPKLQTKDIFQTKFLSTIELNGLALRQIRAILSELELDASFEDSVLMREVCQAVSLRAAQLCAAGLAAVVEKMRENRGLEQLSVTVGVDGTLYKLHPCFSQNLQKTLKDLAPNCNVSFLLSEDGSGKGAALVAAVASRNANAMQ from the exons ATGAGCAGCCGCAACACCCGACCCAAGATCCAACATAACAGACCAGACCAAAGGCGAAGTTCGGGCGCGGACGAGCGGAACAGCGA GGGCCCTTCTCCTTCCACCGCCCCCGTGCTTGGCCCAATGACCGTgatggggcagagctgcctcctccaCGACCGCAGAGGCAGTGTGAAGATACTGCACAGGGACGAAAATATGGACCCGTTAATGAGCATGGAGGTAGACAccag GGTCTCAGCGAGCCCTCTGAGCCAGCGCCGTGATAGTTCCTTCACCACACCG ATGCAACGAGCCCTGCGATCATTCAGCATTCCACTGGAGAGGCTGCATGTTATGAAGGGCCACATGATGCAGGACATGTGCAAGGGGCTGAGCCGTCAGACACATGCACAGGCCAAAGTGCGGATGCTGCCCACCTACATCTGCGCCACTCCCAATGGCACTG AGAAGGGAAACTTTCTGGTGGTGGAGCTGTGCCAGAACCAGATTCGGACCCTGTTGGTGACCCTCTATGGAGATGGAAACATGAGCCCCCACATGATGTACAAGATCTTTGACATGCCAGAGGGCATCATGCAGGGCGAGGGGGAAGCG CTCTTTGACTTCATTGCACAATGTGTGTCCCAGTTCCTGGCCGAGACCATCAGCCCTGACGCTGCTCAATCTGAGGAACGCCAAAGCCTCCCCTTGGGCTTTGTGTTCCCCTTCAGCTGCCGGCAGACACAGCTGGACAAG GCAGAACTCCTTTCCTGGTCCAAGGGCTTCAGCTGCAGTGGTGTGGTGGGGAAGGACgtggtgcagctgctgcaggcagccatCAATAAGCAGGAGGTGGGGGCCAACGGGTCAGAAGGCCATTGGCTGTCCCCGTTTAGGGGCTGGAAATCCTCTCAATTTACTCCCCGCCAGCTCTGCCATGTGGAAGTTGTTGCCCTGATGAATGACACTGTGGGCACCATGATGACGTGCAGCACGGAGGGGAGACCCTGTGAGATCGCCATGGTTGCAG ACAAGGGCTCCAACTGTTGCTTCATGGCTGAGGCACACCTGGTGGAAACAACAGAGGAGACCAGCGGGAGGATGTGTGTCAACACTGAGTGGGGCTGCTTTGGGGATGATGGCACCCTGAATGACGTCTTCACACTCTATGATGAAAGTGTGGATGAGGAATCTAACAACCCTGGGGAGAAGAG GTTTGAGAAGATGGTGGGCAGCCTGTACCTGGGGGAGATTATCCGGCACACACTGATTGCCCTGAGCGCTGAGAAAGCTATCTTCACTGGGACCGATGTTGGTGTCCTAAAGGAAAAGGGAGTGTTCACGATGCAGCATGTTCTGGAGATCGTCAA CAACGAGGAGGGCATGACTGTCGTGAAGAGGGTTCTGGAGgttctggggctgcagccaaGCGAGCGAGACTGCGGCCGGGTGCAGCAGATCTGCCGGGCAGTGGTGGGGCGTGCTGCCACACTCCACGCCACCGGGCTGTCTGCCATCCTCAGCTACATGTGCCAGACCCGGGAGATGGAGATGCTGGTGGTCAACGTGGGGTTGGAAGGAGAATTGTGCACAGGCTACTTCAG GTTTGAGGAGATCCTGCAAAATGTGTCAAAGCTACTGGCTCCTGAGTGCATACCTACCTTCCTGGCCTCGAGAGATGGCTCTGGGCGGGGGGCAGCCATGGTGACAGCAGTGGCTTTGCGCCTGGCAGCCCAGCGCCGTGAGGTGGACGAGGTGCTGGCCCCTCTACGGCTCAGCCATGCTGACCTGCAGAAAGTCCAAGCACTGAtgagggaggagatggagcGGGGCCTGTGTAAGGAGACCAATGCCAGTGCCTCTGTCCGCATGCTGCCCACCTACGTTTCTCACACACCCGATGGCACTG AGCAAGGCGACTTTCTGGCGCTGGACCTGGGGGGGACCAATTTCCGTGTGCTGGTGGTGCATGTGACAGAGGAGGGCATCAGCATGGCCAGTGAGATCTACGTCATCCCAGTTGCCATTATGCAGGGCACCGGCACCGAG CTCTTTGACCACATCATTGACTGCATCATGGACTTCCAGACGAAGCAGAACCTGGTGACGGAGAGGCTGCCTCTCGGCTTcaccttctcctttccctgccagcAAGTGGGCCTGGATAAG gcactgctgctgacCTGGACCAAAGGCTTCAGTGCCTCAGGCTGTGTGGGACAGGACGTTGTCCAGCTGCTGCGGGACGCTGCCCAGCGCAAACAG CACTTAGGGATGCATGTGGTGGCTCTGGTCAACGACACAGTGGGAACCATGATGGCCTGTGGTTATGATGACCCCAAATGTGAAATCGGCCTCATTGTGG ggacagggaccaATGCCTGTTACATGGAGGAGATGAAGAACGTGGGCACTGTGGAGGGGGACCAGGGCCGCATGTGCATCAACATGGAGTGGGGGGCCTTTGGGGACAATGGCTGCCTAGACCACATCTTCACCCACTTCGACAGGGTGGTGGACGAAACCACCATCAACCCAGGCAAGCAGAG GTTTGAGAAGCTCATCAGTGGCATGTACCTGGGTGAGATTGTGCGTCAGATCCTGTTGGTAATGACAGAGAAACAGCTCTTGTTCCAAGGCAAACCCTCCCCCAAGCTCCAGACCAAGGACATCTTCCAGACCAAGTTCCTCTCTACCATCGAGCT CAACGGGCTGGCCCTGCGGCAGATACGGGCCATCCTGAGCGAACTGGAGCTCGATGCCAGCTTTGAGGACAGCGTGCTGATGCGGGAGGTGTGCCAGGCCGTGTCCCTGCGGGCAGCCCAGCTCTGCGCTGCTGGCTTGGCTGCTGTGGTGGAGAAGATGCGGGAGAATCGGGGCCTGGAACAGCTGTCTGTCACTGTTGGGGTGGATGGCACCTTGTACAAGCTGCACCCGTG cTTCTCCCAAAACCTCCAGAAGACACTGAAGGACCTGGCACCCAACTGCAACGTGTCCTTCCTGCTATCAGAGGACGGCTCGGGGAAAGGGGCCGCGCTCGTGGCAGCTGTGGCCAGTCGCAATGCCAACGCCATGCAATAG
- the HK3 gene encoding hexokinase-3 isoform X2 gives MSSRNTRPKIQHNRPDQRRSSGADERNSEGPSPSTAPVLGPMTVMGQSCLLHDRRGSVKILHRDENMDPLMSMEVDTRVSASPLSQRRDSSFTTPMQRALRSFSIPLERLHVMKGHMMQDMCKGLSRQTHAQAKVRMLPTYICATPNGTEKGNFLVVELCQNQIRTLLVTLYGDGNMSPHMMYKIFDMPEGIMQGEGEALFDFIAQCVSQFLAETISPDAAQSEERQSLPLGFVFPFSCRQTQLDKAELLSWSKGFSCSGVVGKDVVQLLQAAINKQELCHVEVVALMNDTVGTMMTCSTEGRPCEIAMVADKGSNCCFMAEAHLVETTEETSGRMCVNTEWGCFGDDGTLNDVFTLYDESVDEESNNPGEKRFEKMVGSLYLGEIIRHTLIALSAEKAIFTGTDVGVLKEKGVFTMQHVLEIVNNEEGMTVVKRVLEVLGLQPSERDCGRVQQICRAVVGRAATLHATGLSAILSYMCQTREMEMLVVNVGLEGELCTGYFRFEEILQNVSKLLAPECIPTFLASRDGSGRGAAMVTAVALRLAAQRREVDEVLAPLRLSHADLQKVQALMREEMERGLCKETNASASVRMLPTYVSHTPDGTEQGDFLALDLGGTNFRVLVVHVTEEGISMASEIYVIPVAIMQGTGTELFDHIIDCIMDFQTKQNLVTERLPLGFTFSFPCQQVGLDKALLLTWTKGFSASGCVGQDVVQLLRDAAQRKQHLGMHVVALVNDTVGTMMACGYDDPKCEIGLIVGTGTNACYMEEMKNVGTVEGDQGRMCINMEWGAFGDNGCLDHIFTHFDRVVDETTINPGKQRFEKLISGMYLGEIVRQILLVMTEKQLLFQGKPSPKLQTKDIFQTKFLSTIELNGLALRQIRAILSELELDASFEDSVLMREVCQAVSLRAAQLCAAGLAAVVEKMRENRGLEQLSVTVGVDGTLYKLHPCFSQNLQKTLKDLAPNCNVSFLLSEDGSGKGAALVAAVASRNANAMQ, from the exons ATGAGCAGCCGCAACACCCGACCCAAGATCCAACATAACAGACCAGACCAAAGGCGAAGTTCGGGCGCGGACGAGCGGAACAGCGA GGGCCCTTCTCCTTCCACCGCCCCCGTGCTTGGCCCAATGACCGTgatggggcagagctgcctcctccaCGACCGCAGAGGCAGTGTGAAGATACTGCACAGGGACGAAAATATGGACCCGTTAATGAGCATGGAGGTAGACAccag GGTCTCAGCGAGCCCTCTGAGCCAGCGCCGTGATAGTTCCTTCACCACACCG ATGCAACGAGCCCTGCGATCATTCAGCATTCCACTGGAGAGGCTGCATGTTATGAAGGGCCACATGATGCAGGACATGTGCAAGGGGCTGAGCCGTCAGACACATGCACAGGCCAAAGTGCGGATGCTGCCCACCTACATCTGCGCCACTCCCAATGGCACTG AGAAGGGAAACTTTCTGGTGGTGGAGCTGTGCCAGAACCAGATTCGGACCCTGTTGGTGACCCTCTATGGAGATGGAAACATGAGCCCCCACATGATGTACAAGATCTTTGACATGCCAGAGGGCATCATGCAGGGCGAGGGGGAAGCG CTCTTTGACTTCATTGCACAATGTGTGTCCCAGTTCCTGGCCGAGACCATCAGCCCTGACGCTGCTCAATCTGAGGAACGCCAAAGCCTCCCCTTGGGCTTTGTGTTCCCCTTCAGCTGCCGGCAGACACAGCTGGACAAG GCAGAACTCCTTTCCTGGTCCAAGGGCTTCAGCTGCAGTGGTGTGGTGGGGAAGGACgtggtgcagctgctgcaggcagccatCAATAAGCAGGAG CTCTGCCATGTGGAAGTTGTTGCCCTGATGAATGACACTGTGGGCACCATGATGACGTGCAGCACGGAGGGGAGACCCTGTGAGATCGCCATGGTTGCAG ACAAGGGCTCCAACTGTTGCTTCATGGCTGAGGCACACCTGGTGGAAACAACAGAGGAGACCAGCGGGAGGATGTGTGTCAACACTGAGTGGGGCTGCTTTGGGGATGATGGCACCCTGAATGACGTCTTCACACTCTATGATGAAAGTGTGGATGAGGAATCTAACAACCCTGGGGAGAAGAG GTTTGAGAAGATGGTGGGCAGCCTGTACCTGGGGGAGATTATCCGGCACACACTGATTGCCCTGAGCGCTGAGAAAGCTATCTTCACTGGGACCGATGTTGGTGTCCTAAAGGAAAAGGGAGTGTTCACGATGCAGCATGTTCTGGAGATCGTCAA CAACGAGGAGGGCATGACTGTCGTGAAGAGGGTTCTGGAGgttctggggctgcagccaaGCGAGCGAGACTGCGGCCGGGTGCAGCAGATCTGCCGGGCAGTGGTGGGGCGTGCTGCCACACTCCACGCCACCGGGCTGTCTGCCATCCTCAGCTACATGTGCCAGACCCGGGAGATGGAGATGCTGGTGGTCAACGTGGGGTTGGAAGGAGAATTGTGCACAGGCTACTTCAG GTTTGAGGAGATCCTGCAAAATGTGTCAAAGCTACTGGCTCCTGAGTGCATACCTACCTTCCTGGCCTCGAGAGATGGCTCTGGGCGGGGGGCAGCCATGGTGACAGCAGTGGCTTTGCGCCTGGCAGCCCAGCGCCGTGAGGTGGACGAGGTGCTGGCCCCTCTACGGCTCAGCCATGCTGACCTGCAGAAAGTCCAAGCACTGAtgagggaggagatggagcGGGGCCTGTGTAAGGAGACCAATGCCAGTGCCTCTGTCCGCATGCTGCCCACCTACGTTTCTCACACACCCGATGGCACTG AGCAAGGCGACTTTCTGGCGCTGGACCTGGGGGGGACCAATTTCCGTGTGCTGGTGGTGCATGTGACAGAGGAGGGCATCAGCATGGCCAGTGAGATCTACGTCATCCCAGTTGCCATTATGCAGGGCACCGGCACCGAG CTCTTTGACCACATCATTGACTGCATCATGGACTTCCAGACGAAGCAGAACCTGGTGACGGAGAGGCTGCCTCTCGGCTTcaccttctcctttccctgccagcAAGTGGGCCTGGATAAG gcactgctgctgacCTGGACCAAAGGCTTCAGTGCCTCAGGCTGTGTGGGACAGGACGTTGTCCAGCTGCTGCGGGACGCTGCCCAGCGCAAACAG CACTTAGGGATGCATGTGGTGGCTCTGGTCAACGACACAGTGGGAACCATGATGGCCTGTGGTTATGATGACCCCAAATGTGAAATCGGCCTCATTGTGG ggacagggaccaATGCCTGTTACATGGAGGAGATGAAGAACGTGGGCACTGTGGAGGGGGACCAGGGCCGCATGTGCATCAACATGGAGTGGGGGGCCTTTGGGGACAATGGCTGCCTAGACCACATCTTCACCCACTTCGACAGGGTGGTGGACGAAACCACCATCAACCCAGGCAAGCAGAG GTTTGAGAAGCTCATCAGTGGCATGTACCTGGGTGAGATTGTGCGTCAGATCCTGTTGGTAATGACAGAGAAACAGCTCTTGTTCCAAGGCAAACCCTCCCCCAAGCTCCAGACCAAGGACATCTTCCAGACCAAGTTCCTCTCTACCATCGAGCT CAACGGGCTGGCCCTGCGGCAGATACGGGCCATCCTGAGCGAACTGGAGCTCGATGCCAGCTTTGAGGACAGCGTGCTGATGCGGGAGGTGTGCCAGGCCGTGTCCCTGCGGGCAGCCCAGCTCTGCGCTGCTGGCTTGGCTGCTGTGGTGGAGAAGATGCGGGAGAATCGGGGCCTGGAACAGCTGTCTGTCACTGTTGGGGTGGATGGCACCTTGTACAAGCTGCACCCGTG cTTCTCCCAAAACCTCCAGAAGACACTGAAGGACCTGGCACCCAACTGCAACGTGTCCTTCCTGCTATCAGAGGACGGCTCGGGGAAAGGGGCCGCGCTCGTGGCAGCTGTGGCCAGTCGCAATGCCAACGCCATGCAATAG
- the HK3 gene encoding hexokinase-3 isoform X3, which produces MSSRNTRPKIQHNRPDQRRSSGADERNSEGPSPSTAPVLGPMTVMGQSCLLHDRRGSVKILHRDENMDPLMSMEVDTRVSASPLSQRRDSSFTTPMQRALRSFSIPLERLHVMKGHMMQDMCKGLSRQTHAQAKVRMLPTYICATPNGTEKGNFLVVELCQNQIRTLLVTLYGDGNMSPHMMYKIFDMPEGIMQGEGEALFDFIAQCVSQFLAETISPDAAQSEERQSLPLGFVFPFSCRQTQLDKAELLSWSKGFSCSGVVGKDVVQLLQAAINKQEVGANGSEGHWLSPFRGWKSSQFTPRQLCHVEVVALMNDTVGTMMTCSTEGRPCEIAMVADKGSNCCFMAEAHLVETTEETSGRMCVNTEWGCFGDDGTLNDVFTLYDESVDEESNNPGEKRFEKMVGSLYLGEIIRHTLIALSAEKAIFTGTDVGVLKEKGVFTMQHVLEIVNNEEGMTVVKRVLEVLGLQPSERDCGRVQQICRAVVGRAATLHATGLSAILSYMCQTREMEMLVVNVGLEGELCTGYFRFEEILQNVSKLLAPECIPTFLASRDGSGRGAAMVTAVALRLAAQRREVDEVLAPLRLSHADLQKVQALMREEMERGLCKETNASASVRMLPTYVSHTPDGTEQGDFLALDLGGTNFRVLVVHVTEEGISMASEIYVIPVAIMQGTGTELFDHIIDCIMDFQTKQNLVTERLPLGFTFSFPCQQVGLDKALLLTWTKGFSASGCVGQDVVQLLRDAAQRKQHLGMHVVALVNDTVGTMMACGYDDPKCEIGLIVGTGTNACYMEEMKNVGTVEGDQGRMCINMEWGAFGDNGCLDHIFTHFDRVVDETTINPGKQRFEKLISGMYLGEIVRQILLVMTEKQLLFQGKPSPKLQTKDIFQTKFLSTIELYGPS; this is translated from the exons ATGAGCAGCCGCAACACCCGACCCAAGATCCAACATAACAGACCAGACCAAAGGCGAAGTTCGGGCGCGGACGAGCGGAACAGCGA GGGCCCTTCTCCTTCCACCGCCCCCGTGCTTGGCCCAATGACCGTgatggggcagagctgcctcctccaCGACCGCAGAGGCAGTGTGAAGATACTGCACAGGGACGAAAATATGGACCCGTTAATGAGCATGGAGGTAGACAccag GGTCTCAGCGAGCCCTCTGAGCCAGCGCCGTGATAGTTCCTTCACCACACCG ATGCAACGAGCCCTGCGATCATTCAGCATTCCACTGGAGAGGCTGCATGTTATGAAGGGCCACATGATGCAGGACATGTGCAAGGGGCTGAGCCGTCAGACACATGCACAGGCCAAAGTGCGGATGCTGCCCACCTACATCTGCGCCACTCCCAATGGCACTG AGAAGGGAAACTTTCTGGTGGTGGAGCTGTGCCAGAACCAGATTCGGACCCTGTTGGTGACCCTCTATGGAGATGGAAACATGAGCCCCCACATGATGTACAAGATCTTTGACATGCCAGAGGGCATCATGCAGGGCGAGGGGGAAGCG CTCTTTGACTTCATTGCACAATGTGTGTCCCAGTTCCTGGCCGAGACCATCAGCCCTGACGCTGCTCAATCTGAGGAACGCCAAAGCCTCCCCTTGGGCTTTGTGTTCCCCTTCAGCTGCCGGCAGACACAGCTGGACAAG GCAGAACTCCTTTCCTGGTCCAAGGGCTTCAGCTGCAGTGGTGTGGTGGGGAAGGACgtggtgcagctgctgcaggcagccatCAATAAGCAGGAGGTGGGGGCCAACGGGTCAGAAGGCCATTGGCTGTCCCCGTTTAGGGGCTGGAAATCCTCTCAATTTACTCCCCGCCAGCTCTGCCATGTGGAAGTTGTTGCCCTGATGAATGACACTGTGGGCACCATGATGACGTGCAGCACGGAGGGGAGACCCTGTGAGATCGCCATGGTTGCAG ACAAGGGCTCCAACTGTTGCTTCATGGCTGAGGCACACCTGGTGGAAACAACAGAGGAGACCAGCGGGAGGATGTGTGTCAACACTGAGTGGGGCTGCTTTGGGGATGATGGCACCCTGAATGACGTCTTCACACTCTATGATGAAAGTGTGGATGAGGAATCTAACAACCCTGGGGAGAAGAG GTTTGAGAAGATGGTGGGCAGCCTGTACCTGGGGGAGATTATCCGGCACACACTGATTGCCCTGAGCGCTGAGAAAGCTATCTTCACTGGGACCGATGTTGGTGTCCTAAAGGAAAAGGGAGTGTTCACGATGCAGCATGTTCTGGAGATCGTCAA CAACGAGGAGGGCATGACTGTCGTGAAGAGGGTTCTGGAGgttctggggctgcagccaaGCGAGCGAGACTGCGGCCGGGTGCAGCAGATCTGCCGGGCAGTGGTGGGGCGTGCTGCCACACTCCACGCCACCGGGCTGTCTGCCATCCTCAGCTACATGTGCCAGACCCGGGAGATGGAGATGCTGGTGGTCAACGTGGGGTTGGAAGGAGAATTGTGCACAGGCTACTTCAG GTTTGAGGAGATCCTGCAAAATGTGTCAAAGCTACTGGCTCCTGAGTGCATACCTACCTTCCTGGCCTCGAGAGATGGCTCTGGGCGGGGGGCAGCCATGGTGACAGCAGTGGCTTTGCGCCTGGCAGCCCAGCGCCGTGAGGTGGACGAGGTGCTGGCCCCTCTACGGCTCAGCCATGCTGACCTGCAGAAAGTCCAAGCACTGAtgagggaggagatggagcGGGGCCTGTGTAAGGAGACCAATGCCAGTGCCTCTGTCCGCATGCTGCCCACCTACGTTTCTCACACACCCGATGGCACTG AGCAAGGCGACTTTCTGGCGCTGGACCTGGGGGGGACCAATTTCCGTGTGCTGGTGGTGCATGTGACAGAGGAGGGCATCAGCATGGCCAGTGAGATCTACGTCATCCCAGTTGCCATTATGCAGGGCACCGGCACCGAG CTCTTTGACCACATCATTGACTGCATCATGGACTTCCAGACGAAGCAGAACCTGGTGACGGAGAGGCTGCCTCTCGGCTTcaccttctcctttccctgccagcAAGTGGGCCTGGATAAG gcactgctgctgacCTGGACCAAAGGCTTCAGTGCCTCAGGCTGTGTGGGACAGGACGTTGTCCAGCTGCTGCGGGACGCTGCCCAGCGCAAACAG CACTTAGGGATGCATGTGGTGGCTCTGGTCAACGACACAGTGGGAACCATGATGGCCTGTGGTTATGATGACCCCAAATGTGAAATCGGCCTCATTGTGG ggacagggaccaATGCCTGTTACATGGAGGAGATGAAGAACGTGGGCACTGTGGAGGGGGACCAGGGCCGCATGTGCATCAACATGGAGTGGGGGGCCTTTGGGGACAATGGCTGCCTAGACCACATCTTCACCCACTTCGACAGGGTGGTGGACGAAACCACCATCAACCCAGGCAAGCAGAG GTTTGAGAAGCTCATCAGTGGCATGTACCTGGGTGAGATTGTGCGTCAGATCCTGTTGGTAATGACAGAGAAACAGCTCTTGTTCCAAGGCAAACCCTCCCCCAAGCTCCAGACCAAGGACATCTTCCAGACCAAGTTCCTCTCTACCATCGAGCT ATACGGGCCATCCTGA